A genomic stretch from Solanum stenotomum isolate F172 chromosome 8, ASM1918654v1, whole genome shotgun sequence includes:
- the LOC125875247 gene encoding uncharacterized protein LOC125875247, translating into MAALKHNAYLNNEWTPEEQSVLAELLAKYSSDSEMHCYVQIAMHLNGKCLRDVIFRCRWMSQNGKQGSDDISRKNKDKKEKLTDLMPKLTNIANQANASPNAQAILPMDSDGGIFYQAIGGLTGMLLEQNAQALDQISANFAACKIQENINLLLQTQSNIFNVVNNLNDISEMKRMPPLPVKLNEELTNSILQQPPPVQEKS; encoded by the exons ATGGCGGCGCTCAAGCACAATGCATACCTCAACAATGAATGGACTCCTGAAGAACAATCTGTTCTTGCAGAATTGCTCGCCAA ATACTCATCTGACAGCGAAATGCATTGTTATGTTCAAATTGCGATGCACTTAAACGGCAAATGTTTACGAGATGTAATATTCAGATGTAGATGGATGAGT CAAAATGGGAAGCAAGGAAGTGATGATATTTCAAggaaaaataaagacaaaaag GAAAAACTTACAGATCTTATGCCAAAATTAACTAATATTGCAAATCAAGCAAATGCTTCTCCCAATGCTCAAGCTATTTTGCCAATGGACAGTGATGGTGGAATTTTCTACCAAG CCATTGGTGGTCTCACAGGGATGCTTCTTGAACAAAATGCTCAGGCATTGGATCAAATTTCTGCTAACTTTGCCGCTTGTAAG ATCCAGGAAAACATCAACCTTCTCTTGCAGACTCAAAGTAATATCTTCAATGTTGTAAATAA CTTGAATGACATTTCAGAGATGAAACGGATGCCTCCACTCCCTGTAAAGCTAAACGAAGAGCTCACCAACTCAATCCTTCAGCAACCACCACCAGTCCAAGAAAAATCATGA
- the LOC125875258 gene encoding 60S ribosomal protein L35-like, protein MARIKVHELRQKSKADLLGQLKDLKTELALLRVAKVTGGAPNKLSKIKVVRLSVAQVLTVISQRQKSALREAYKNKKYLPLDLRPKKTRAICRRLTKHQASLKTEREEKKEMYYPLRKYAIKV, encoded by the exons ATGG CAAGGATCAAAGTTCACGAATTGAGGCAGAAATCCAAGGCTGACCTTTTGGGTCAGTTGAAGGATCTCAAAACTGAACTCGCTCTCCTCCGTGTTGCTAAAGTCACTGGCGGTGCCCCCAACAAGCTCtctaaaat AAAGGTGGTAAGGCTGTCAGTAGCACAGGTGTTGACGGTGATATCGCAGAGGCAGAAGTCAGCACTAAGGGAAGCATACAAGAATAAGAAGTACTTGCCTCTCGACCTTCGTCCCAAGAAGACCAGAGCCATCTGTAGACGTCTTACAAAGCACCAA GCATCTTTGAAGACGGAaagagaggagaagaaagagatgTACTATCCATTGAGAAAGTATGCTATTAAGGTTTAA